The genomic stretch GGGTCCTGCCCGTGCTGATGCCCCACACCCTCGCTGCCTGTGCTCCCAGGAGGGTGACAACGATGCTGCAGTTGCTGAAGTGACCCCGTGCCCGTCGTTTTTCCCAGAACACTTCTGCCCGCGCAGTTTTCCTCCTCGCAGCGCGCTCATCCCCCCGGTGACCCCAGCAAACAACCGTGCCTCCTGTTTCTGAGCCTGCCAGTGACTCAGGGGGCAGAGCTGTGGTCGCTGTtgtgccagcagcccctggcagcctCAGACCCTCCCTCCTGCACCCCGCGGCGGGGCCACAAGAAAGACGGCACAGGCTGGGAGATGCAGCTCCGAGTTTACTGTGGGTGCTTTAAGTGCAGCAAGGTTCAAGCAGGAACAGGGTTATCTCTGAAGGAAGTGGGGTCTGTTGTGCCATCTTTCCGTGCCATCTGAGGCTGTCTCTGCTTCTGCCAGGGTGATTTAACACAGCCCTGAGACGGGCAGGGAACGGGACAGGGGGCAGCCTCGGAACAGAAGGAAGGGGAATCTCAAGTGCACTGATGGAGTCACTTGGGTTCCCGAGGACAcaggagggagctgagcctCCGGCAGGGGCAGGAACGAAGCTGTTGCAGTCTCCAGGGCCACGCCAGAGCTGGAGAAAATGCCGCCACTGCCGCTACTTCTTCATGACTTTTTTGATCCAGGGCAGGTAGTTGGAGATGCGGGTGTAGACCCCGGGCGGGGAGTCGTAGCCAAAGGAGACGATGCCTTGTGCCACTTTATTGCATACCAGGGGCCCGCCAGAATCCCCCTGGGGAGAGATGAGATTGATTTTCGAGGCCTTTTCCCCGTGGTGGCAGATTTCTCCCcggtccctccctgccccgtgGCTCCGTTCCTGCCCCACATCCCACCCAGCCAAAGGAGCTGCCCCGAGCTCTGCAGGGACTGTGGGGGTGTCACGACATCCAGAGAGCCTTTCCTCGTGGGAACTGTGATCAAATGCttgtcccctgccctgggagctggcgGTGCccgtgccagcagcagctcctgctcgcTGGGAGCCCCGTGTGCCCTCCCCGTACCTGGCTGGAATCCTTCAGCTGGTGGAAGCTGCCAGCGCAGACCATGCCAGAATCAAGGTGTGGGTAGAAGAGGACGCATTTCCTGCGGCTGTAGATGGAGACTTTGGTCTCGAAGAGTTTGTTGGTGGCCCTGTCCTCGTCGATGAGGCCCCAGCCGGCGATGGTGCACTTGGTGCCCGTGGGGAGGTCGCTGCCGGTCTTGGGCAGTGGGACGGTCTGGATGTACTCATTGAGAGTGGCCTTCGAGGTTAGCTGGGGGAAAGCAGGGCCTTGAGAGagggctgtgagcaggacactttctctgcagaggcagggagggtCTAACAggctctggggagctgctgtgaaAGCCACGTGAGGCTCCAAACCCTGCCCGTGGCTCCTTCCCGGGTCCTGGCAGCCTCCACCTcgggcagaagtgggttttcaGAAGGAGTTAACAGCCAGGACGAGCCCTGCCcagtccctgccagccccacagccccagcccaccCTCTTCCCCAGCAGAATCCCTTGCCTGGAGCAGCATGATGTCGTTTTCCATCGTGTCGGGGTCGTATTCGGGGTGCTCGTGGTACTTGAGGACGCCCCGGacctgctgggttttttctggtTCGTGGATGTTGTGAGCTCCCAGGATGACTGTGATATTCCTGGCCGTGGCAGCAgaggggagaaaggggaaaTCAGGCTGGGTGTCACCCACCTGCCTCCTTTTGGCAGACAGGTGGAGAGAGCTGCTCGGCGCAGCACGAGCCTGCTCCAAAACTGCTCCAAGGCAAGGAGCTCCCAGGCTCGGGGAGAAAGAAGGGGATAAAACCCCTGCATCAAGCACTCACCCCATGCAGTGTGCAGCTGACATCACCCAGTCAGGGGCCACCAGGAagcccccacagctccccagctCGGCTATCTTCAGGAACGCCATGTACGGGTGGGAGTGCGGCCGCGCCTCGTGGCCCCCCACGATCTGACCCCGCAGGGCACCTGCGAGAGAGCGCGACACAGCGtgagccaggggctgctgagaGCCCAGAAGAGTCCCAGCAAAGCCCTGACTCACTGGCACTGccccaggggcagcagagcaggagcagcagggctggcagcgccCGGGGCTGGCACATCTCTGGCACGGCCGGATGCTCCCCTCCAGAGGTGTGGAAGCTCCCCGTGGGCAGCGGTGGGTTTTATAGCctggaggcagctgtgcccagcagccaggaaacCATGTGCAAAGGGCTGATTGTGCTAATCTGGCCTGGCCTGCTCGGTGCCCACGTGCCCGTGGTGGTGATTGAGGAGCGATAGCCCAGGACGGAAAGGCCGGGGCGGACTGAGCCTGGTGCGCCACAGTCACAGCCTCAGGGGTGCTGGCAGCAAGACAGAGGTGTCctgtggtggttttggggtgtgaTTTACCGTTTCTCCCACACTTTCTGTTGAATGTTTTTGCCTTGAGGAAGTGCAaggttctaaaaaaaaaaaaacggtacttaagaaaaccaaaccaaaccaaactagCAAAACGTTGCCATTTAAACTTATGAATGTGGTCTAGAGGAGACAATCTTGAAAGCTGCTCTTTCatattcttgttttccttccagagaTGCACTGCAGAGCCTCTTTTCCTGCAGagatccaccaccaccaccacccaaTTTAAATGAAAGGGCACCCAGGCACGACAGCTGTGCCTGGGAGAGTTTTTGAGCACTGGGAAGAGTCGGATCTGCAGGGTTTGGAGTCAGCCCAGCTCAGAGGGGTCTTGCTGCCTCTTCTCAGCTCCTCTGGGGCCAGAAGCGTCCTGCCAGCCTGGGGACTGGGAAGTGGGAAGCGCTGCTGTGCAGCAGAAGAGAGCAAAGCGGGGAAGTGCAACCACCCAGCTGCCAGGAGCGGAGCAGTCATTTTTAAACCAGCTTCGCCCCACCCTTCCTGGAGCCGAAAAACACCTGCGGGCAAGAGAATGTCTTGGACTGTGCTGGGGCCAGGAAGAGGGGACAGGATGGGTGGGTGGGGGTGACTGGGGAGAGATGTGGGACAGAGATGGGGATGCCTTGATGTCCATGAGtcagcctggcacagagctctccACAGAGCTTCACCCGTGCTTTGCGCTTTTTAATCGTAATGCCTGAAAACGCGAGCTTTAATCAGGACCGTGCACGAGCGCAGAAGGAAAACCTCAACAGGAATCACTGATATTTTTATCTCGTGTTTGTAACTCGCTGtctttcccctgcagctgcttgTGGCCCCCTACAATCTGTGGCTGGAAAgcctcccagggcaggagggactGGGCAGGCCACAGGccatgggcacagggagctgagctcctgctgctctcctgctcctccctggcgCTCCTTTGACTGCAGACAAGTTCCTCTCTCGACGAGGCCAAGATATTTTGGCCTTCCTGTTGACCTCTGGAGGGTTCCAGGGCTTCTCTGCTGGGGTGCCTCATCTCAGCATCCATCAAAACCTTTAGCTACAGAACTTGAGCTGGTCCACAGGGCTTCAGCTGCCCCCCgtgcctcccccagcccttccaaGCCCAGCACTTGGAGCACCAGGcagtttcaggcagattttggctTTGATctgaagggaagggatgggaaatgttgaaggggggcgggggggtgtcccttccctg from Hirundo rustica isolate bHirRus1 chromosome 26, bHirRus1.pri.v3, whole genome shotgun sequence encodes the following:
- the LOC120763451 gene encoding mast cell protease 1A-like translates to MCQPRALPALLLLLCCPWGSASALRGQIVGGHEARPHSHPYMAFLKIAELGSCGGFLVAPDWVMSAAHCMGNITVILGAHNIHEPEKTQQVRGVLKYHEHPEYDPDTMENDIMLLQLTSKATLNEYIQTVPLPKTGSDLPTGTKCTIAGWGLIDEDRATNKLFETKVSIYSRRKCVLFYPHLDSGMVCAGSFHQLKDSSQGDSGGPLVCNKVAQGIVSFGYDSPPGVYTRISNYLPWIKKVMKK